In Methanoregula formicica SMSP, the DNA window ACTGGACATATGATGCGTTCAGTGATTCGGTCTATATCCGGGATATCCCGCAGCAGAGATATTTCCGGTACCGCGGCTGAAACACAAAGCCTGCCGGCAATAGTTCATCATCGGACTCTTGTCCGTTCACCAGTCAGGACGGTCTCTTACTTTTCTGCCCGGATCGGCATGATCACGGTGGTGATGCCGCTGTACTGCAGCCGGCGCTGGATGGCAAACGCCGTCTCGTTGTGCAGGTACTTGTGGAACGGGTTCTCATGCCGGAACACCAGTTGCCCGGTAAAGAACGTGGAATTCTGGAACTCCCGTGCAATCTCCCGGCAGACCGGTACGGCTGTATCCACGACATCGGTGCCAATATCCATGCGGTAGTCCGCGGAAAAACCCATCTCCCGTGCCAGGTCGACATATTTTTCCAGCCCTTTCTTCGTCGATTCCGAGAGCGCCTTCAGTTCCGCTGCTCCCTTGAACGTGCCGGAGTCGACAACCGCGATCGAGACGAAGATGAAGTTCTCGTAGATCCCCGGGAAGTTCTTGATCACGGAGTAAAAGGTATTGACACCAAAGCCGTGGAAACCGGTAACCAGCTGGACTGCGGTCATCTTATGGGGATTTACCGGATCGATGTTCTTCGTGCCGGCCACGGGCATGACATCAAGCAGGGAATCCAGTTTCCGCAGGCCCCGCGTGACCTTCTGGTAATGCCGGTGGATCAGGAAACAGAGCCCGACAAGGGCCGATGTCAGGAAGATCGTGAGCCAGCCCCCCTCGCCCAGCTTCTCGAAGATGGTGATGGTGAGGATCGTACTGCAGAGCACGAGCCCGATGAGGTGGATCGGGATATGCTGTTTCCAGTCTTTCTCGGTTACCCGGTTCTTGTAGAAGAACCGGGACATGCCGTACTCGGAGATGGAGAAGGTGAGGAAGACGTTGATGGCATACATGGTGATCAGGATCATAACAGAACCATGCGTGAAAAGCATGAGAAGGAGCGCCGCGCCACCCATCAGGAGGATGCCGTTTGTCATCGTGAGGCGCTCCGAGAGCAGCGCAAAGGAGCGGGGGAGCCAGGAGTCGATGGCCATGTTTGCCATGACCCGCGGCCCGTCGATGAACCCCGTCTGGGCGGCCACGCAGAGCAGGGCGGCTTCTGAAAAAATGGTAATCAGGGCGAGAAGGCCCCCGAGAGGCCAGCCGGCAAACACGCTGCCGGCAAGGACCGCGTTCAGTGTCTGCCCCGCCACCGGCCGTATGTCCCAGAGGAGGTAGCAGGCAAAGAGTCCTGCGGAGAGGGCCGTCAGTGAGAGTGCCATGTACAGCATTGTCCGCTTGCCGGTCTTCACCCGGGGCTCGCGCATGATCTGCATCCCGTTTGCCACTGCCTCGATCCCGGTATAGGTTCCGCCGCCGAGCGAGTAGGCCCTGAAGAAGACTGCCAGGATCCCGACCAGGCCGATGGCAGCGAGGTCGCGGGAGAAGCCGGACTGGATCGTCGCGGCAACCGGGACGATCTGCGGGGCGTGGGCGAGGAGGCCGTACCCGAGCAGAATGGCGTGGGCTGCGATGAATACGAGGAAGATCGGGGCAAGAATGAGAACGGATTCCCGGACACCCCGCAAATTGATGACGATCAGGATGAGGATAAGGAGGCAGGCGAACGGGAGCTTCCAGGGCTGCCACGACAACGGCAGGAACGAGAAGACGGCCTCCCCGCAGGCGGCAATCGAAACCGTGATGGTCAGCATGTAGTCAATGAGAAGGGCGCTGCCGGAAACGACTCCCGCCCGTTCGCTGATGGTGTGGGTAGCAACGATATAGCCACCGCCGCCACCCGGGAAATGCTCGATGATGCGGGTGTAGGCATACGAGATGATGAAGACCGTCAGTGCGGTTCCGATTGCAAGAAAAACAGCAAGATAGGTGTAGGGTCCAAGGGCGATGAACGCTTCAGGTGGACCGTAGGACGATGAAGAGACCCCGTCGGCCCCAAGGCCTATCCAGGCAAGGAGGGGGAAGAGCGCGATCTTATGGAAGAGTGAAGGGTCTTCGATATTTTTCCTGGCGCCGATGATGGTTCGCCGGGCGCCGCTCCTGATATCTTCCCAGTTCCATGAGTCACGGGATCCCACGGTATCTTCTTCCGGCAGCTGGCCGGGCCGTGATCAGATAACGGCAGGGCCATTCTGCACGATCCTTGCTGGTTGTACGGCTGTGGTCTATGCACTCAGGACTCAGATATCTGCACCCGGCTTAATTCGTTTCTGGTTTTGTTGTGGCAGCCGGGAGGGTATGTTCAGTGTGGGAGAAAAGGATCCCGCGGTTTTTATCCTCAGGAGAATAACGTGTCATTTGATGGAGATATATCATGGAAAATATTTTTGATACGGCCCTGAAGCAGAGATATACCATCGGACTGACGATCATCTATGCCCTCATCATCCTCTTTGCTGTTGTCACGATGCAGTTCTATTTCGGGCTTTTCATGGCAGTCATCGTGTCGATCTTTGCCATCGCGTTTTACTGTATTGACATGACCTCACCGGAAACGGAGAACCAGAAGGCAACCCTGCTCCTTGCCTGCGGTGTCATCGTGGCGGCAATTGCATCGGCTATCGCATCCTGGCTCCTCTGGGCAGTCGTGCTCGCTGTCCTCTTCCTGCATATCTATGTTCTGGGTAGGATCGAACAGCGCCTTGCGATGCTCGAGTACCAGAGCACCCGCAGGATCCTCCATAGACGGACCCGTGGCGGGGCATCGCAGCGCCACCGGGCTTAGGCGGTTTTGTCCCCGGTATCTTCCCGCAGCACAGGGCACGGAGTTGCCCTCGCCACCGCATTCAGGATTATGGGCCGGCACGCATAGCTTTGCAACCAACGTTATTGCGAAACGCCCATGCGGTGCTTTCCGGCCGGCACAGTTATCTCGAATCGTGCTCCGTTCCCGTTTGTGCCGGTCTCCCGGATCGTGATGCCCGTGATGTCGAGGATCTCGCGGGATATGGCAAGGCCAAACCCGGTGTTCTTACCCACGCCCGGCGCGAAGATCCGTTCCTTGTCGGCAGGAGGGACGCCGACTCCGTCATCGGAGCAGACAACGATCCGGGCGCCGTCATTCTCCTCCAGCGTGAACCGGACCTGTTGGATCGATCCCCCGTGGCGCTTTGCATTGTCCAGGAGGTTGAAGAAGACCTTGGAGATGAGGGGGTCGGCGAAAATATCCAGGTCGCCCGGAAGCAGGTTCTCGCACCGGATGGCCTTTGGCAGCGCAGCTTTTTCGGCAGCAGCGACAAGCCCGTGAAGGTTCTGCCAGGCCGGTTCGTGCACGCCGATCATCTCGTACTCCTTCGTGAACTGGATCAGGTTCGAGATCTGTTCGATCGTCCGGCTGATGCGGGAAAAGTCGTCGGCATGCGCAGTTTCGGGGACCTTGCGACGGAGCAGTTCGACATATCCGCCCAGTGCCTGGAGCTGGTTGTTGATATCGTGCCTCGTTATGCCCGAGAGGATGTTGAGCTTGTGGTTGGCCTGCCGCAGCGCCTCTTCCATGTTCTTCCGGCCGGAGATATCGATGACACTTGAAAGAAGGTAGAGTTCCTCCTGCATGGTTATCAGCGTGGCCGAGTACAGGCAAACACGGACTGTCCCGTCCTTTGCGCGGAACGGGACTTCCTCTGCCTCGATGTGCCGCTCTTTTTTGAGAACCGTGGCGATACGCTCCCCGATCTCCCTGTCGACAAGGAGCCCGATCTCCCATGGGGTCTTCCCGAGCACCTCTTCGCGTGAGTACCCGCTGTTTTTGATGAACGCGTCGTTGACGGCATAGAAGGTATTGTCTTTCACGGAGAGCAGCGTGAGGGCAACGAGGCTGGTCCGGAAGATCGTGGAAAACATCTTCTCGGACTCCCGCAATGCCGTTTCTGACGCCCTCCGCTGGCTGATATCCCGGGTAAGGCCGATGACCCCGGTGGGAATACCGCCCGTTCCCAGCATCGGGGTGATGATCACCTCGGTCCAGACCGTGGAACCGTCCTTTCGCCGGAACTCCAGTTCCAGGGGACGGGGTGCCGGCATGATCTTCCCTTCCTGCAGGTCGCTGGTCGCATGGCGGTAATGTTCCCGGATAATGGCAAGCGATTCCGGGGTCAGTGCCTCTTCAACGGGCTCGCCAATCGCCTCTTCCGGCATCATGCCCCGGAGTTCATGGACAGACGGGGTGACGTACGTGAGGTGCATATCCATGTCCGCGGTCCAGATAACGTCCTTCACATTGTCCGTAAGGAGACGGAGGCGCACCTCGCTCTCATGCAGCGCCTCTTCTGCCGTTCTCTGGTCCGTGATGTCCCGGCAGATCCCCATGTAGCTGATAATCTCACCTGAAGCGTTCCGGAGAGGGGCAGCGCTCTGGGAGTGCCAGCGCCAGGTCCCGTCCCTGTGCAGGACACGGTATTCGATACCGTGGACCCGGGTGCCCTTCTCCATGACCGAGTGGAACGCCCGGACATTCCCCGGCAGGTCATCGGGATGGATCAGGGCCGCTGACGGTGACCCGATGAGTCCACGGGTGTCGTGCCCTAAAATCTCCGACCATTGCGGCGAGACGTAGGTGAAATTTCCCGCAGGGTCCAGCGAGAAGACGATGTCGCTTGCGTTCTCGACAAGAGATCGGAACTTCTCCTCGCTCTCGCGGATGCCCTCCTCCATCTTCCGCAGGCCGGAGATGTCGATGGCGACCCCGCGGAAACCGATGATCTCCTGGTTCCTGTAGACCAGGGACGAATAGACAACCACCGGGAACGTGCTCCCGTCTTTCCTTATTGCAGTGTATTCCTTTGGCTCATAGGGGATATTGGCCAGGATGCTCTTCACACTCTCCATGAATCGTGCGTGCTGGGCAGGTTTGATCAGGGAGAGGACCGGTTTTCCCTCGGTGAGCTCCTTCACGGAGAAACCGGTGACCGATGCGGCATGCCGGTTCGCGTAGGTGATCCGCAGCTCCCTGTCAGTTTCAAAGACCATCTGGGGCAGGCGGTCGGTCAGGTCGCGGAACCGTGCCTCGCTCTCAAGGAGTGCTTCATGTGCCTTCTTCTGCTCCGTGATATCCTCGTAGGTTCCCAGCACGCCGATGATCTCCCCCTCCCGATTGCGGAGAGGGACTTTACTGGTGCGGAGCCATGACGTACTGCCATTGGGCCGGATTTGCTGCTCTTCGAAATGGATCTTTGGCTGGCCGGTCTCCATCACCTCCCGGTCATCCTCCTGGAAGTGCTCAGCGGTTGCAGCCGATGAATGGTCATAATCGGTCTTCCCGATCATGTCAGCGGGATCGGAATAACCGACATCCTGTGCGAGGGGCTTGTTGCATCCTAAAAAGACCGAGCTCCTGTCCTTCCAGAACACTCTCTGCGGGATGGTGTCGAGCACGGTCTGGAGCATCTGTTGTGACTGGAACACAGCCTCTTCAGCAATTTTTTTCTCTGTAATATCCCTGATTGTCCCGATAGTAACCTGCTCTCCCGTTGCATTGAGAATCCGGATGGATTTATCCTCATACCAACGGTATGTTCCATCGTTCCTTCGCACCCGGAACTGGTCCTGCGGCAGAGGGGTTCCAATCGGGCGGCTGGTCCGGATATGACTGGTTAACACCCTGGCGTCGTCCTGGTGGATGAATTCAGAAAAATTTTTTCCCAGGATCTCATCAGGATGGTATCCCAGCTGATCCATGACCTGGGGGCTTATGTAGACGATCGTGCCTTGGGGATCCAGATAATAGACAATATCCTGGATTACCTCGACAAGGGTCCGGTATTTCTGCTCACTCTCACGCAGCGCCTGTTCGGCCTGCTTCTGTTCAGAAATGTCAATGATGATCCCCCTGAAGCCGGCCATCTGTCCGTTCCGATAGACCACATCCGCGTAAATGAGCCCGGGGAACGTAGTGCCATTCTTTCGGATCAGGGTATACTCCTCGTGGGTGTAGGGTTCGCCACGCATAAAGCTTACGATATTCTTCCTGAGGCGGTCATGCTGGGAGGGGTCAATGATGGTAAGGGCGTTGAAGCCCGATGCCACCTCTTGAGGAGTATACCCGAGCTGGGTTAAGGCCTGGTTATTTACAAAAGAGAGTACAAGTGAACAGTCCGTCTCGAAAACGATCTGGGGCAGGAGCTCGGCAAACGTCCGGTGCTTCTCCTCGCTTTCGCGCAGGGCCGCCTCAGCCTGCTTCCTTGCCGAGATGTCTGCAACCACCCCGCGGAACCCGACCATCTGCTTGTTCCGGAAGATGGGAGAGGAGTACACGATGACTGGGAATGGTGTCCCGTCCTTGTTGAACGCGGTGTACTCCCTGGGCTCGAACGGGATGCCATATCGCAGGTGGTGGACGTTCACCATGAACGTGGCGTGCTGGGAGGGGTGGATGAAGGTGAGGATGCTCAGACCGCTGCCCACGACTTCAGCAGGGAAACCGTACGAGGCAACAGTGTATTTGTTCACGTACGTAATCCGGAGGTCCATGTCCGTCTCGAAGACTATCTGGGGCAGGTGGTCGGCAAAGTCGCGGAACTTGCCCTCGCTCTCCTGCAGCTGCTGCTCGCTCCGGGCCAGTTCCTCTTCAGAAGCGGTGATCCGGTTGTACGCTTCTTGGAGTTCGGCCTGCGCCCTCCGTTTCACAACCGCCTGCCGGATCTTATGGGCAAGTTCGGCAAACTGCGCCTGCGCCGAGCCGCCTTTCTGGAGGTAGAAGTCGGCGCCATTGTTGATGGCATCGATCACAACCTCCTCGCGGCCCCTGCCGGTGAAGAGGATGAACGGGATATCACCGAACTGCTCACGGACATGTTTCAAAAATGCGATCCCGTTCATCACCGGCATCTCGTAATCGGAGACAATGGCATCGTAAGACCGGGTAAGGGGGAGACTGATAACCTCTTTTGCTGAAGTGGAAATGCCGACCTGAAACTCGCCGTTCATTTCCAGGAAAATTTTTGCCATTTCGAGGAGTTCGGGCTCGTCATCGACATAGAGAACCCGCAATCCTTCAGCCATGCACAGTACATTATTATGTGATCCTATATTTTTGTGATGACATGCATGGCACATGATGTCCGGGATTGTGAGGGACTCCCCGGAAAAAAAGAGGATGCTGTTTTCCTCCTCAATCCCCAAGAGTACAGTATCGGGAAAACGATAAGGAAGTATTTTCTCGTTTTCTGTGGAACAGGATGCAATGGATCTTCTCATCGCCTTTGTCATCACGCTCGCCCTCATCACCGCAGTCAGCCTCTGGTACCGGATCTCGCCGTTCTTCACACTGGTCGGCGGGGCGATCCTTTTCGGGCTCCTTTCGGGAATGACCCTTGATGCCACACTCGAAGGGATTGTGTCCGGCCTTGGCAAGGTCTTTGCCTCGTTCGGCCTCATCATCCTCTGCGGTGCCGTGATTGCGATCCTGTTGCAGGAGCAGCGCCAGGCTGAAGAGATTGTTTCCGATATCCAGCGCATCGTGAAGAACCCGCCGGCCCTTGCTGGCTTCTCGGGGTATCTCCTTGCAGTCCCCATCACCTGCTGCGTTACGGCATACGTCATGCTCCAGCCGATCCTCGACTGCCTGGAGACGGACAAGCTCCGGCGGAATGTCCTTCTTTACCTTGCCGCGGTCGGGAGCATCATCTCGTATGCCCTGATCTTCCCGACACCTGTTGTCATTCCTCTCTTCACAGCATTTGGAACGGGAACCAGCGCACTGGTGTACAATGCGGTGGCGATCCCGCTCTCTCTTACCGTGCTTGCAGGAGCCATTCTCTTTTACCGGTGGGCCCGTCCAGAGGTGTCTTTTGCCGCGAATCCATTGCAACCCGGGGATATCCGGCAGGATTCAGGTTACGGCATTCACTGGCGGGCGTGGGCGCCGTTCATTGCGATCCTTGTTGCGATCCCGGTCTCGTTTTTCCTGCTCGGTCTCTCGCATGTCGGGATCATCAACTTCATCATGCTTGTGGGTGCTGTCACTGCCATCGCCCTTGCGCCGAATGGGATACGCGCAACGGGCCTGACAAAGAGCGCAAAACACGCCGGCATGATCATCTTCGATATCTGCGGTGCCGGTGCACTCGGTTACGTGATCGTAAAGAGCGGCTTCACTGAAGGAGTGCTCGGGCAGCTGATCTTCCTGATCCCGGTCATCCTTGTCCCCTTCATTCTCGCTGCTGTGATCGAGACGGCGCAGGGGTCGCGGGTGGTGACTGCGGTGATCACAGCGGAAGTGTTGGCCGGATCCGCAGTAGTCGGGGCCATCCATCCCATCCCGCTTATCCTCCTGATCAGTGCCGGCTCCTGTATTGTTTCATACGTCACCGACCCGTACTTCTGGCTCGTCCAGCGGACCACGGGCGATGACATCAACACGGTGGTGAAGAACTACACGCTGCCGATTGCGCTTGCCGGTATCGCAATCCTTGTCGTTGCCATAGCGCTCGAGTACCTGGTGTTCCGGTGACAGGCTGGTGTGTATGCTGACCAGCCACCGGATCCTCCAGCAGTACTGGCATGATGCGCGCTATGATATCCGGCAGGTGCGGGTCTGGTATATCGACCGGGGGGCGCCGGAGGACCGGTCCGTGGCTGACGGACCGGCTATCTGCCTCGAATCCTACTATCTGAATATACGGACTCCTGCCGGAGAAAAGCAGATCCCTTACCACCGGATCCTGATCATTACCTACTGCGGTGCTGTGGTCTTCGAGAACCGGAAGATCAAGGGGCTTGCGGACCTCATTGCAGGAAATGCCCTGGATATCTGTGGGATCCGAACGGTCGAAGACCGTGAGGATGAGAAGAACCCGTGAGGGTTCTTCGATTTTCCAAGATGTCGAAGACCGTGAGGATGAGAAGAACCCGTGAGAGTTCTTCGATTTTCCAAGATGTCGAAGACCGTGAGGATGAGAAGAACCCGTGAGGGTTCTTCGAAGTGGTGGCCACAACAGTTCCGTGGTCCTCCGTCTTACCTCAGTTCCGGAGGCAGTGCCCTGCCGGCATACTTCAGAAGTTCGAACCAGAGCACGCTGATGATTCCACCTGCCACACAGATGCCCATATCTGCCAGGGAGAGGGGGGAGAACCGGAACAACTCCTGTAAGGCAGGGACGAAAAGCACAAGCAACAGGCAGATCGCGGTCAGTACAAAGACGACTGCCAACGCCCGGTTCGGGGATCGCAGTGATACCCAGATGGTCTCGGTCCACGAACGGTTGGTTAAAATCAGGCAGAGGTTGGCAACGACAATCGTGGTGAAGGTTATGGCCCGGACCTCGGATTCGGCAAGCCCGCGGGAGAGGGCACCCAGGTAGATCGCAAAAACAACAGCCAGTACAACAAAGCCCTGCAGCAGGCTGAGCACGAGTGTCCGCCGGGTAAAGAGTCCCTTGTCACGGTGGCGGGGCGGGCGGTTCATAATATCGGGCTCCTCTTTCTCGGACTCGAAGACGATCGAGCAGGTCGGGTCGATGATCAGTTCAAGGAAGACGATGTGGACCGGCAGGAGGACAAGCGGCAAACCGAAGAGTACAGGGATGAGCGACATGCCGGCG includes these proteins:
- a CDS encoding APC family permease, with protein sequence MGSRDSWNWEDIRSGARRTIIGARKNIEDPSLFHKIALFPLLAWIGLGADGVSSSSYGPPEAFIALGPYTYLAVFLAIGTALTVFIISYAYTRIIEHFPGGGGGYIVATHTISERAGVVSGSALLIDYMLTITVSIAACGEAVFSFLPLSWQPWKLPFACLLILILIVINLRGVRESVLILAPIFLVFIAAHAILLGYGLLAHAPQIVPVAATIQSGFSRDLAAIGLVGILAVFFRAYSLGGGTYTGIEAVANGMQIMREPRVKTGKRTMLYMALSLTALSAGLFACYLLWDIRPVAGQTLNAVLAGSVFAGWPLGGLLALITIFSEAALLCVAAQTGFIDGPRVMANMAIDSWLPRSFALLSERLTMTNGILLMGGAALLLMLFTHGSVMILITMYAINVFLTFSISEYGMSRFFYKNRVTEKDWKQHIPIHLIGLVLCSTILTITIFEKLGEGGWLTIFLTSALVGLCFLIHRHYQKVTRGLRKLDSLLDVMPVAGTKNIDPVNPHKMTAVQLVTGFHGFGVNTFYSVIKNFPGIYENFIFVSIAVVDSGTFKGAAELKALSESTKKGLEKYVDLAREMGFSADYRMDIGTDVVDTAVPVCREIAREFQNSTFFTGQLVFRHENPFHKYLHNETAFAIQRRLQYSGITTVIMPIRAEK
- a CDS encoding PAS domain S-box protein gives rise to the protein MAEGLRVLYVDDEPELLEMAKIFLEMNGEFQVGISTSAKEVISLPLTRSYDAIVSDYEMPVMNGIAFLKHVREQFGDIPFILFTGRGREEVVIDAINNGADFYLQKGGSAQAQFAELAHKIRQAVVKRRAQAELQEAYNRITASEEELARSEQQLQESEGKFRDFADHLPQIVFETDMDLRITYVNKYTVASYGFPAEVVGSGLSILTFIHPSQHATFMVNVHHLRYGIPFEPREYTAFNKDGTPFPVIVYSSPIFRNKQMVGFRGVVADISARKQAEAALRESEEKHRTFAELLPQIVFETDCSLVLSFVNNQALTQLGYTPQEVASGFNALTIIDPSQHDRLRKNIVSFMRGEPYTHEEYTLIRKNGTTFPGLIYADVVYRNGQMAGFRGIIIDISEQKQAEQALRESEQKYRTLVEVIQDIVYYLDPQGTIVYISPQVMDQLGYHPDEILGKNFSEFIHQDDARVLTSHIRTSRPIGTPLPQDQFRVRRNDGTYRWYEDKSIRILNATGEQVTIGTIRDITEKKIAEEAVFQSQQMLQTVLDTIPQRVFWKDRSSVFLGCNKPLAQDVGYSDPADMIGKTDYDHSSAATAEHFQEDDREVMETGQPKIHFEEQQIRPNGSTSWLRTSKVPLRNREGEIIGVLGTYEDITEQKKAHEALLESEARFRDLTDRLPQMVFETDRELRITYANRHAASVTGFSVKELTEGKPVLSLIKPAQHARFMESVKSILANIPYEPKEYTAIRKDGSTFPVVVYSSLVYRNQEIIGFRGVAIDISGLRKMEEGIRESEEKFRSLVENASDIVFSLDPAGNFTYVSPQWSEILGHDTRGLIGSPSAALIHPDDLPGNVRAFHSVMEKGTRVHGIEYRVLHRDGTWRWHSQSAAPLRNASGEIISYMGICRDITDQRTAEEALHESEVRLRLLTDNVKDVIWTADMDMHLTYVTPSVHELRGMMPEEAIGEPVEEALTPESLAIIREHYRHATSDLQEGKIMPAPRPLELEFRRKDGSTVWTEVIITPMLGTGGIPTGVIGLTRDISQRRASETALRESEKMFSTIFRTSLVALTLLSVKDNTFYAVNDAFIKNSGYSREEVLGKTPWEIGLLVDREIGERIATVLKKERHIEAEEVPFRAKDGTVRVCLYSATLITMQEELYLLSSVIDISGRKNMEEALRQANHKLNILSGITRHDINNQLQALGGYVELLRRKVPETAHADDFSRISRTIEQISNLIQFTKEYEMIGVHEPAWQNLHGLVAAAEKAALPKAIRCENLLPGDLDIFADPLISKVFFNLLDNAKRHGGSIQQVRFTLEENDGARIVVCSDDGVGVPPADKERIFAPGVGKNTGFGLAISREILDITGITIRETGTNGNGARFEITVPAGKHRMGVSQ
- a CDS encoding GntP family permease; amino-acid sequence: MDLLIAFVITLALITAVSLWYRISPFFTLVGGAILFGLLSGMTLDATLEGIVSGLGKVFASFGLIILCGAVIAILLQEQRQAEEIVSDIQRIVKNPPALAGFSGYLLAVPITCCVTAYVMLQPILDCLETDKLRRNVLLYLAAVGSIISYALIFPTPVVIPLFTAFGTGTSALVYNAVAIPLSLTVLAGAILFYRWARPEVSFAANPLQPGDIRQDSGYGIHWRAWAPFIAILVAIPVSFFLLGLSHVGIINFIMLVGAVTAIALAPNGIRATGLTKSAKHAGMIIFDICGAGALGYVIVKSGFTEGVLGQLIFLIPVILVPFILAAVIETAQGSRVVTAVITAEVLAGSAVVGAIHPIPLILLISAGSCIVSYVTDPYFWLVQRTTGDDINTVVKNYTLPIALAGIAILVVAIALEYLVFR
- a CDS encoding RNA repair domain-containing protein, translating into MLTSHRILQQYWHDARYDIRQVRVWYIDRGAPEDRSVADGPAICLESYYLNIRTPAGEKQIPYHRILIITYCGAVVFENRKIKGLADLIAGNALDICGIRTVEDREDEKNP